Proteins encoded by one window of Conger conger chromosome 1, fConCon1.1, whole genome shotgun sequence:
- the il6r gene encoding interleukin-6 receptor subunit alpha, with the protein MRTSFNLLLGVLIEIQVQCFQEGICPQKDPPRGVQVLAAGTNVTLHCSGQISVDMARPGGGPRGGAEGEARATLPPGVETVAPNRTGLMEGADSAGGAGETLDPTGEGSVSAGLNGSEAGSAGHANASGADGGDAGARGEAPGTEGRVARGLGDRAQWRVNGRVWTRGGEAGDTLRIAPLLPSDRGNYSCHRGGKKVFSVEIVVAVPLEQPTLSCYRKTPTSKIRCDWTSNKPITPTPRCYLILKKGLYGRQSKVNCSFSPSRARCWCAMEQREGEKDAFQATLCVTSITGNATSPTIEIHPENIIKPDPPTNVTVHKMDGMEHRLKVTWKYPHTWSPNFYRLYFQLEYFPLVKGQAKEAQTVVSKGVSYTMKDILPRTEYVLRVRAKEEFDLGQWSDWSPQLYARSWTAPEPSASSDVHSSSNPFDPFITESGDGSGSEMPSESSPSTRPTLTLHLSWVLAACVLGAVVVLAVYILRHREQFTSKLFKLARCSTSHTPAPHPSQLPREEGNPLVPGPSAPPSLQEEGRGEGIHLNNMGYFLVQTN; encoded by the exons ATGCGTACTTCATTTAATCTCCTTTTGGGTGTTTTGATAGAGATCCAGGTTCAATGTTTTCAAGAAGGAATATGTCCTCAAAAAG ATCCTCCACGTGGTGTACAGGTACTGGCAGCAGGCACTAATGTCACCCTCCACTGCAGTGGCCAGATCTCTGTGGACATGGCACGGCCCGGCGGGGGCCccagggggggggcagagggggaagCCCGTGCCACACTGCCCCCCGGGGTGGAGACCGTCGCCCCCAACCGGACCGGGTTAATGGAGGGAGCGGATTCGGCCGGCGGGGCAGGAGAAACGCTTGACCCGACCGGGGAGGGGAGCGTGAGCGCAGGGCTGAACGGGAGCGAGGCGGGGAGCGCGGGACATGCTAACGCATCTGGCGCCGACGGGGGGGACGCCGGTGCCCGCGGCGAGGCCCCGGGGACTGAGGGGCGGGTGGCGAGGGGCCTCGGGGACAGGGCGCAGTGGAGGGTGAACGGCCGCGTCTGGACGAGGGGAGGGGAAGCGGGGGACACGCTGCGGATCGCTCCCCTCCTCCCGAGTGACAGGGGGAACTACAGCTGTCACCGAGGGGGGAAAAAGGTTTTTTCCGTTGAGATTGTTGTTGCGG tcCCTCTAGAGCAGCCCACTCTCTCGTGCTACAGGAAAACACCCACCAGCAAGATTCGCTGTGATTGGACGTCCAATAAACCCATAACCCCGACCCCGCGGTGCTACCTCATTCTGAAGAAGGG CCTGTACGGCCGGCAGTCGAAGGTGAACTGCTCCTTTAGTCCCTCACGGGCTCGCTGCTGGTGTGccatggagcagagagagggagaaaaggacgCTTTCCAGGCAACTCTGTGCGTAACCAGCATTACTGGCAATGCGACTAGTCCCACCATTGAAATCCATCCGGAGAACATTA TTAAACCAGACCCCCCCACCAATGTGACGGTGCATAAGATGGACGGTATGGAGCACAGGCTGAAGGTGACATGGAAGTACCCCCACACCTGGAGTCCAAACTTCTACCGTCTGTACTTCCAGCTGGAGTACTTCCCCCTCGTGAAAGGGCAGGCGAAGGAAGCG CAGACTGTGGTCTCCAAGGGAGTGTCCTACACCATGAAGGACATCCTGCCACGGACCGAATACGTTCTGCGGGTCAGGGCCAAGGAGGAGTTTGATCTGGGCCAGTGGAGCGACTGGAGCCCCCAGCTGTACGCACGTTCATGGACAG ctccagaACCCAGTGCCTCCAGTGACGTTCACTCCTCCTCT AACCCCTTCGACCCCTTCATCACAGAGTCTGGCGATGGCTCTGGGAGTGAGATGCCATCTG AGTCCTCCCCCTCAACCCGTCCAACGCTGACCTTGCACTTGTCCTGGGTGCTTGCGGCCTGCGTGCTTGGTGCCGTCGTAGTGCTGGCGGTCTACATCCTCAG ACACAGAGAGCAGTTCACATCTAAACTGTTCAAGCTGGCTCGATgctccacctcacacactccagccccacacccctctcagcTGCCCAGAGAAGAAGGAAACCCCCTAGTGCCTGGGCCTTCTGCACCTCCCTCACTGCAGGAGGAAGGAAGGGGTGAGGGAATTCACCTCAACAACATGGGCTACTTTCTGGTTCAGACAAACTGA